One segment of Longimicrobium sp. DNA contains the following:
- a CDS encoding PDZ domain-containing protein: MQTRSSLSALALTLAFAGCARAQQPPPPQPAPSEAAAPGTISGTRNNPRPPTASFGFTLSLRSGERPVVTGVDEGSPAARAGLVPNDTILSIDGQDTLERGRRFRDATPGRRYTLRVQRGPQVREVVIVAGAPPAKP; the protein is encoded by the coding sequence ATGCAAACCAGAAGCTCCCTGTCCGCGCTCGCGCTGACCCTCGCGTTCGCGGGCTGTGCCCGCGCGCAGCAACCGCCCCCGCCCCAGCCAGCGCCCAGCGAGGCGGCCGCTCCGGGCACCATTTCTGGGACCCGGAACAATCCGCGGCCTCCCACGGCCTCTTTTGGATTCACGCTATCGCTTCGCAGCGGTGAGCGGCCCGTGGTGACAGGCGTGGACGAGGGCTCGCCAGCCGCCCGTGCGGGCCTTGTCCCCAACGACACGATCCTGTCGATTGACGGGCAGGACACGCTCGAGCGCGGGAGGCGGTTCCGTGACGCTACACCGGGCCGCCGGTACACGCTGCGCGTGCAGCGCGGGCCGCAGGTGCGGGAGGTGGTGATCGTGGCGGGGGCTCCGCCGGCGAAGCCCTGA
- a CDS encoding ligase-associated DNA damage response exonuclease produces the protein MLLRVTDRGMYCEAGDFFIDPWLPVDRAIITHAHGDHARWGCRRYLGSREGERVMRTRLGADARIDTLEWGEVRDVRGVKVSLHPAGHILGSAQIRVERGGEVWVVSGDYKTEPDPTCTPFEPVRCHTFVTESTFGLPIYRWRPQAEVFAQIDAWWRGNQEAGRASLLFGYALGKAQRMLAGVDPSIGPIFAHGAALKLNQDYCDGGIPLPQADNPMGAPKGFDWSRALVIAPPSANGTPWMRRFGPVSAAFASGWMSIRGARRRRGVDRGFVLSDHVDWPSLLSSIEATGAECVWVTHGYREPVVRWLREHGIQALAVASRWEGESDDVAVDAPAEDGVEVVPDEQEGSA, from the coding sequence ATGCTGCTGCGCGTTACCGACCGGGGGATGTACTGCGAAGCGGGCGACTTCTTCATCGACCCGTGGCTCCCCGTGGACCGGGCGATCATCACGCACGCGCACGGCGACCACGCGCGCTGGGGGTGCCGGCGCTACCTGGGCTCGCGCGAGGGTGAGCGGGTGATGAGGACGCGCCTGGGCGCCGACGCGCGCATCGACACGCTGGAGTGGGGCGAGGTGCGCGACGTGCGCGGGGTCAAGGTGTCGCTGCACCCGGCGGGGCACATCCTGGGCTCCGCGCAGATCCGCGTGGAGCGCGGCGGCGAGGTGTGGGTCGTGTCGGGCGACTACAAGACGGAGCCGGACCCCACCTGCACGCCCTTCGAGCCGGTGCGCTGCCACACCTTCGTCACGGAGAGCACTTTTGGGCTCCCCATCTACCGCTGGCGACCGCAGGCGGAGGTCTTCGCGCAGATCGATGCGTGGTGGCGCGGCAACCAGGAGGCGGGGCGCGCGTCGCTCCTCTTCGGCTACGCGCTGGGCAAGGCGCAGCGGATGCTGGCCGGTGTCGATCCGTCCATCGGTCCCATCTTCGCGCACGGCGCCGCGCTCAAGCTGAACCAGGACTACTGCGACGGCGGCATCCCCCTCCCCCAGGCCGACAACCCGATGGGCGCGCCGAAGGGCTTCGACTGGAGCCGCGCCCTGGTAATCGCGCCGCCGTCGGCGAACGGAACACCGTGGATGCGCCGCTTCGGCCCCGTGTCGGCTGCGTTCGCGTCGGGGTGGATGAGCATCCGCGGCGCGCGCCGGCGGCGGGGCGTCGACCGCGGGTTCGTCCTCTCTGACCACGTGGACTGGCCGTCGCTGCTGTCGTCGATCGAGGCGACAGGCGCCGAGTGCGTCTGGGTCACGCACGGCTACCGCGAGCCGGTGGTGCGGTGGCTGCGCGAGCACGGCATCCAGGCGCTCGCCGTGGCCAGCCGCTGGGAGGGCGAGAGCGACGACGTGGCCGTGGACGCGCCGGCGGAGGACGGCGTGGAGGTGGTTCCGGACGAGCAGGAAGGAAGTGCGTGA
- a CDS encoding DsbA family protein — MKKTDLLQNVFTGVLVFCALLVTGLLVRRELMSPSAEAVERSLAGTVADWRVYADEGTHRVGPDAAPVTVVEFSDFQCPFCRVIAARLDSLRALHPREVAVVYRHYPLRIHPHAVAAARASECAAEQGRFWEMHDAIYREQESIGQLRWGRFAELAGIADSGAFERCMDRVKAHPAIRDDTLAGGRLRVAATPTLLINQYRLTGAPPLDTLRAYVQRFAQRGTRTRAE, encoded by the coding sequence ATGAAAAAGACGGATCTGCTGCAAAACGTCTTTACCGGCGTGCTTGTGTTCTGCGCTCTGTTGGTGACCGGGCTCCTGGTGCGGCGCGAGCTGATGTCGCCATCGGCGGAGGCCGTCGAACGATCCCTTGCCGGGACCGTGGCGGACTGGCGCGTGTATGCGGACGAAGGGACGCACCGCGTGGGCCCTGACGCCGCGCCGGTGACTGTCGTGGAGTTCTCCGACTTCCAGTGCCCATTCTGCCGAGTCATCGCGGCCCGGCTGGACTCGCTGCGCGCGCTGCACCCCAGGGAGGTGGCGGTGGTCTATCGTCACTACCCGCTACGCATCCACCCGCACGCGGTCGCCGCCGCGCGCGCCAGCGAGTGCGCCGCCGAGCAGGGACGGTTCTGGGAGATGCACGACGCGATTTACCGCGAGCAGGAATCGATCGGGCAACTGCGCTGGGGCAGGTTCGCGGAGCTCGCCGGCATCGCTGACTCTGGCGCCTTCGAGCGTTGCATGGACCGCGTGAAGGCGCATCCCGCGATCCGGGACGACACGTTGGCCGGCGGTCGCCTCCGCGTGGCCGCTACGCCCACACTGCTCATCAACCAGTACCGGCTGACCGGCGCACCCCCGCTCGACACTCTGCGCGCCTACGTCCAGCGATTCGCGCAGCGCGGTACCCGTACCCGTGCCGAGTAG
- a CDS encoding DUF3800 domain-containing protein has protein sequence MPGDAAAAAELRRTPADVAQQCEKIERGAQMWAPRSLIQGHLIGLRTYAAGRAEPPVHLHKVAFSYLLERIDEALERAQPDSGPLYGLVVADGHRARELLYLLDTIHYVPSHDSWLIQLVDCVAYIRSRYDRVLREKGAIEERYSASEHAVVRLWRENCEDKLASEECWP, from the coding sequence GTGCCTGGTGATGCCGCTGCGGCTGCTGAGCTGAGGAGAACGCCAGCCGACGTGGCTCAACAATGTGAAAAAATAGAGCGGGGGGCCCAGATGTGGGCCCCCCGCTCGCTTATTCAGGGGCACCTCATCGGCCTCCGCACGTACGCGGCGGGCCGGGCGGAGCCACCAGTGCACCTCCACAAGGTGGCCTTCTCATACCTTCTGGAGCGCATCGACGAAGCGTTGGAGCGCGCACAGCCTGACTCCGGTCCGTTGTACGGACTGGTGGTAGCCGACGGTCACCGCGCGCGCGAGCTGCTATACCTCCTGGACACAATCCACTACGTACCGTCCCACGATAGCTGGTTGATTCAGCTCGTGGACTGCGTGGCGTACATCAGGAGCCGCTACGACCGGGTGCTCCGGGAGAAAGGAGCCATCGAGGAGCGGTACTCGGCAAGCGAGCACGCGGTGGTGAGACTCTGGAGGGAGAACTGCGAAGACAAGTTGGCAAGCGAAGAGTGCTGGCCATGA
- a CDS encoding MbcA/ParS/Xre antitoxin family protein, protein MAQASLRTFFRIADAWKLGVDEQMTLLGITSRSTYFKWKKEGTDRLSRDTLERLSYLFGIYKALQTLLPAPDAADGWVRRPNDAPLFHGRSALERMLSGNVADLYVVRQYLDAQRGGWA, encoded by the coding sequence GTGGCGCAAGCCTCTCTACGGACCTTCTTCCGCATCGCCGACGCGTGGAAGCTCGGTGTCGACGAGCAGATGACGCTGCTGGGCATCACCTCCCGGTCCACGTATTTCAAGTGGAAGAAGGAGGGGACCGACCGGCTCTCCCGCGACACGCTGGAGCGTCTATCCTACCTTTTCGGCATCTACAAGGCCCTGCAGACGCTTCTTCCCGCCCCCGACGCCGCGGACGGCTGGGTCCGGCGGCCGAACGATGCGCCGCTCTTCCACGGCCGGTCGGCGCTCGAGAGGATGCTCTCCGGAAACGTCGCGGACCTTTACGTGGTTCGGCAGTATCTCGACGCGCAGCGCGGCGGATGGGCGTAG
- a CDS encoding carboxypeptidase regulatory-like domain-containing protein — MRLFRYLPLALGLLCAAPLAAQQAATGATIRGVVTDSVAGRPLGEATVQLVQIGAAADARTATTDAAGRFSFADVPAGRYALGFLHPVLDSLGLEPIAREVQVAGQGEVRADLAIPAPARLRSAFCGAEGATGGIVMGFVRAAEGGAPVQGATVSGEWMELSIGGGGMSRRMARRTAITAENGGFLLCDVPRPGTIILAVSRGDQGTDRIEAEVPASGFLRRELFLGEAQMAARADTALPGDTVPPRPRPRTGPGRLSGTVLAADGGRPLPGAQVSVVNGVPTRADANGEWTLTGAPSGTRVLEVRATGYYPVLRVVDIADGTRPVRVTMSRLAAMLDTLRVTARSGGRAARAGFDERRRSLGVGRFITAEDIARRHALVISDVLDRVPGLARARGADGGEVLLMRSAFGDSCAPTVYIDGLMMRALAGADIDVLVRAEDVGAIEVYSESQVPPQFQDPLSGCGSIVLWRK; from the coding sequence ATGCGACTTTTCCGCTACCTGCCGCTCGCGCTCGGGCTGCTGTGCGCTGCGCCTCTGGCCGCGCAGCAGGCGGCTACCGGCGCCACGATCCGGGGGGTGGTGACCGACAGCGTGGCCGGGCGGCCGCTGGGGGAGGCGACGGTGCAGCTGGTGCAGATCGGGGCGGCGGCGGATGCGCGGACGGCCACGACCGATGCGGCGGGGAGGTTCTCGTTCGCGGACGTGCCGGCGGGGAGATACGCGCTGGGCTTTCTGCACCCGGTGCTGGACTCGCTGGGGCTGGAGCCGATCGCCCGCGAGGTGCAGGTCGCGGGGCAGGGCGAGGTGCGCGCGGATCTCGCCATCCCGGCGCCGGCGCGGCTCAGGAGCGCGTTCTGCGGCGCGGAGGGGGCCACGGGCGGGATCGTGATGGGCTTCGTGCGGGCCGCGGAGGGCGGGGCGCCGGTGCAGGGCGCCACCGTGTCCGGCGAGTGGATGGAGCTCTCCATCGGCGGCGGAGGGATGTCGCGGCGGATGGCGCGGCGCACCGCGATCACGGCCGAGAACGGAGGGTTCCTGCTCTGCGACGTGCCCCGGCCGGGCACGATCATCCTGGCGGTGAGCCGCGGCGACCAGGGCACCGACCGCATCGAGGCGGAGGTCCCCGCCTCGGGCTTCCTGCGGCGCGAGCTGTTCCTGGGCGAGGCGCAGATGGCCGCGCGCGCCGACACGGCTCTCCCGGGCGACACGGTTCCGCCACGGCCGCGGCCGCGCACGGGGCCAGGCCGGCTGAGCGGAACGGTGCTCGCCGCCGACGGTGGACGGCCGCTGCCCGGGGCGCAGGTGAGCGTGGTGAACGGCGTCCCCACGCGCGCGGACGCGAACGGCGAATGGACGCTCACCGGCGCTCCCTCGGGCACGCGCGTGCTGGAGGTGCGAGCGACCGGCTACTACCCGGTGCTCCGCGTGGTCGACATCGCGGATGGCACGCGGCCCGTGCGCGTGACCATGTCCAGGCTCGCGGCGATGCTGGACACGCTCCGGGTCACCGCGCGCTCCGGGGGACGGGCGGCACGCGCCGGCTTCGACGAGAGGCGGCGCTCGCTGGGCGTGGGCCGCTTCATCACCGCGGAGGACATCGCGCGGCGGCACGCGCTTGTCATCTCGGACGTGCTGGACCGGGTGCCGGGGCTCGCGCGCGCGCGGGGGGCGGATGGCGGCGAGGTCCTCCTGATGCGCAGCGCGTTCGGCGACAGCTGCGCGCCGACCGTGTACATCGATGGGCTCATGATGCGCGCCCTCGCCGGCGCCGACATCGACGTGCTGGTGCGGGCGGAGGACGTCGGGGCGATCGAGGTATACTCGGAATCCCAGGTGCCGCCGCAGTTCCAGGACCCGCTCAGCGGCTGCGGGAGCATCGTGCTCTGGAGGAAGTAG
- the dnaN gene encoding DNA polymerase III subunit beta gives MRFTITRENLQQGLGNVAGSIPTRTTLPVLSNILMEAEDGFVRMSGTDLDTSVAVRVPADVAEPGAITAPAKKLQEIARELPGTVELSTQGDTISISSGRTRFKLNGLPRDEFPAFPKVDFTESWRVTGAELQRLISHVSFAASTEETRPILNGVLWQLSGEEMRMVATNGHRLAKMTMPVEADSPVPAADLIVHPKALGQVQRLFTGEAQVEVGRSENHLGFRSEAVQVYTRLIEGPYPNYEQVIPKDNDKFMVAGKEELTRAVRRMAIVASDQTHRIRMSLGGPSLKFSVETPDLGAANEELTVEYDGDPLEIGFNAQYLLELLRYMPTDEVRMTFKAPERAATMQPVGNEDTPDYMCLVMPLRLLS, from the coding sequence ATGCGATTCACCATCACGCGCGAGAACCTGCAGCAGGGGCTGGGGAACGTGGCCGGGAGCATCCCGACGCGAACCACCCTCCCCGTCCTCAGCAACATCCTGATGGAGGCGGAGGACGGGTTCGTGCGGATGAGCGGCACCGACCTGGACACCTCGGTCGCCGTGCGCGTTCCCGCCGACGTGGCGGAGCCGGGCGCGATCACCGCCCCCGCCAAGAAGCTCCAGGAGATCGCCCGCGAGCTGCCCGGCACGGTGGAGCTCTCCACGCAGGGCGACACCATCTCGATATCGAGCGGCCGCACGCGCTTCAAGCTGAACGGCCTGCCGCGCGACGAGTTCCCCGCCTTCCCCAAGGTGGACTTCACCGAGAGCTGGCGGGTGACGGGCGCCGAGCTCCAGCGCCTGATCTCGCACGTCTCCTTCGCGGCGTCGACGGAAGAGACGCGCCCCATACTGAACGGCGTCCTGTGGCAGCTCAGCGGCGAGGAGATGCGGATGGTGGCCACCAACGGCCACCGCCTCGCCAAGATGACGATGCCCGTGGAGGCGGACTCCCCCGTCCCCGCGGCCGACCTGATCGTGCATCCCAAGGCGCTGGGGCAGGTGCAGCGCCTCTTCACCGGCGAGGCGCAGGTGGAGGTGGGCCGCAGCGAAAACCACCTGGGCTTCCGCAGCGAGGCGGTGCAGGTGTACACGCGCCTGATCGAGGGGCCGTACCCCAACTACGAGCAGGTCATCCCCAAGGACAACGACAAGTTCATGGTGGCGGGCAAGGAGGAGCTGACCCGCGCCGTGCGCCGCATGGCCATCGTGGCGAGCGACCAGACCCACCGCATCCGCATGTCGCTGGGCGGCCCGTCGCTGAAGTTCTCGGTGGAGACCCCGGATCTAGGCGCCGCCAACGAGGAGCTGACCGTGGAGTACGACGGCGATCCTCTGGAGATCGGCTTCAACGCCCAGTACCTGCTGGAGCTGCTGCGCTACATGCCCACCGACGAGGTGCGCATGACCTTCAAGGCCCCCGAGCGCGCCGCCACCATGCAACCCGTCGGCAACGAAGACACGCCCGACTACATGTGCCTGGTGATGCCGCTGCGGCTGCTGAGCTGA
- a CDS encoding nuclear transport factor 2 family protein, translating into MPLRRDVESFMATYAPDAIHWEYPADTVFAGAARIRGHYAELFADPDATRLHAEVRSRIVKGRFVIDEEHVTGLPGEDLHVSVIIYEVVNGRIRNAWFMN; encoded by the coding sequence CTGCCGCTCCGGCGCGACGTAGAGTCGTTCATGGCCACCTACGCGCCCGACGCGATCCACTGGGAATATCCCGCGGACACCGTCTTTGCCGGCGCCGCGCGAATCCGCGGCCACTACGCGGAGCTCTTCGCCGACCCTGACGCCACGCGGCTGCACGCCGAGGTACGCAGCCGCATCGTCAAAGGCCGGTTCGTGATCGACGAAGAGCACGTGACCGGGCTCCCGGGCGAGGATCTGCACGTGAGCGTCATCATCTACGAAGTCGTGAACGGCCGGATCCGGAACGCGTGGTTCATGAACTAG
- a CDS encoding RES family NAD+ phosphorylase, translating to MAEPADLDAVLYVESLTNDRLRAEVGELDLLPREDWISGPGTAYIMAAFTHVAPTGGRFTDGTFGAYYAAAELATAVAETVYHRERFMASTREKPAQLDMRVLRADLDGELHDLRGASGELYHPSDYSASQAIARTLRAARSWGVLYDSVRNPGGACAAVLRPAALSRCRQAEHLAYLWDGTRIAHVIKKTLLR from the coding sequence GTGGCCGAACCGGCCGACCTGGATGCGGTGCTGTACGTAGAATCGCTCACCAACGACCGCCTTCGTGCCGAGGTGGGCGAGCTGGACCTGCTTCCGCGCGAGGACTGGATCTCCGGACCCGGCACCGCCTACATCATGGCTGCCTTTACGCACGTGGCGCCGACCGGGGGCCGATTCACCGACGGAACCTTTGGTGCGTATTACGCCGCGGCCGAACTCGCCACCGCCGTCGCCGAGACCGTTTACCACCGGGAGCGGTTCATGGCGAGTACACGCGAGAAACCCGCTCAGCTGGACATGCGCGTTCTCCGCGCCGACCTGGACGGGGAGCTGCACGACCTCCGCGGCGCATCGGGCGAGCTGTATCACCCGTCAGACTACTCGGCCTCGCAAGCCATCGCCCGCACCCTGCGCGCGGCGCGATCATGGGGCGTGCTTTACGACAGCGTGCGCAATCCCGGAGGGGCATGTGCGGCGGTCTTGCGCCCTGCCGCGCTCTCTCGCTGTCGCCAGGCGGAGCACCTGGCCTACCTATGGGATGGTACCCGCATCGCCCACGTCATCAAGAAGACGCTATTGAGATGA
- a CDS encoding carboxypeptidase regulatory-like domain-containing protein: MSLPFRGAGRLARAAAVAAGLLALPVASHAQEVVRLGGRVTRPDGAAAAGARVQVTTAAGQRFEARADSSGTYQLRLPGGASYVVSVESPGLNPATRVLARAVGDGEGLTVNFALGLRVVPLQPLLVRAPRLSVAAATKWTPGSVDQSRSGVQMREEPLGSDHLSDLAARQVGIAHSPTPDGPGVSIAGQAPDQTHLTLDGASFGSGLVPREAIRSVEVITNTFDVARGRFTGGQLDVRTQHAGNEWGATVRLEGLDPRLQYGDVPEALQRRATHRGVDAGAGGALVRDRVFAFGAFTLRRTAAPVLSLGDIGLGSLQGLGVSPDSLRRFLEVTAALRPEAARLSSSESEVGVGLVRLDAVLSRRHALTLRMNGQRTRQSDDGSLFAVEGTGSRLQGSNYGVLAQLGSGGARVANEFKLHLSNGSNVRSASDPVPVGEVNVASSTAADASDVAVLRFAGNPFAAGGTRQRSFELSDQLVVMTPGENHRLRVGGEFGVQQYTWLRRASYGSFAFSSLHDLELGRPALFTRSLDTAERNVEGRRAALFMDDRWRAGGLQLSYGIRAERFWYPGESSVHPAVETRFARAPGMVPSPWRLSPRVGFAFERRMPWDRGPQGKTALQGGIGEFVGVVPLPALGAGLYEAGPPRAAELVCIGPAAPAPDWAAFRAGPEAIPLACADGSATFASRQPRVTLFAPDFAPPRVWRASLNGQGLLSNGVIWNFTAAWLRGVNQPMAFDRNLRAEPAFFNTEEGGRPVYVGTDAIDPGSGQASLTASRRFAELGTVREVTGGGRSRTVQLSAKVSRFFGQARAETGYTWTDARQTVGALSAPGAAFASTAGDPLRVEWSPAPYTPRHMLQGFAEWRRSAWLTLSVLGRLASGTPFTPMSAGDVNGDGARNDRAYIFGSAAADEVVARGMEELLRDAPPGVRSCLRAQAGSVAAHNSCSTGWSPSLDLNARFQFGARIDDSPHRRVTVWLAARNVTSGLDYLVHGPDDLRGWGQLTSVDNTLLTVRGFDPESRRFRYSVNPRFGRATEHGFLNRAPFTISLQARVVLGTDRVLTAFRKGMNEASGRDQALSPPNVRLHLQRQLPNLPAEVLLLDAPRHLYLTPAQAKRLQQGADSLSPRIEGVLDAFVSAVAVQQPRAPRTGEAQVRDLARQAVALRNEGAGIARSLLTPEQWAKLPGEFRNPGADFVPHPPQQITSSPDF, translated from the coding sequence ATGTCTCTCCCGTTCCGCGGCGCCGGCCGGCTCGCGCGAGCGGCGGCCGTGGCGGCCGGCCTCCTGGCCCTGCCTGTCGCCAGCCATGCGCAGGAGGTGGTGCGCCTTGGCGGTCGCGTGACTCGCCCCGACGGCGCAGCGGCCGCCGGGGCGCGCGTGCAGGTGACCACCGCGGCGGGCCAGAGGTTCGAGGCACGCGCGGACTCGAGCGGAACCTACCAGCTGCGCCTTCCCGGCGGCGCCAGCTACGTGGTCTCGGTGGAATCGCCGGGCCTCAACCCGGCTACGAGGGTGCTGGCCCGGGCGGTGGGTGACGGCGAGGGGCTCACCGTCAACTTCGCCCTTGGCCTGCGGGTGGTGCCTCTTCAGCCTCTCCTGGTCCGGGCCCCGCGCCTGTCCGTGGCCGCCGCCACGAAGTGGACCCCCGGCTCCGTCGATCAGTCGCGCTCGGGGGTTCAGATGCGGGAGGAGCCGCTGGGCTCCGACCACCTTTCAGATCTGGCCGCGCGCCAGGTGGGGATCGCTCATAGCCCGACGCCGGACGGCCCGGGGGTTTCCATCGCCGGCCAGGCACCGGACCAGACCCACCTGACACTCGACGGCGCATCCTTCGGGTCCGGCCTGGTTCCGCGCGAGGCGATCCGTTCGGTCGAGGTCATCACCAACACCTTTGACGTAGCCCGCGGCCGGTTCACGGGCGGACAGCTCGACGTGCGCACGCAGCACGCGGGGAATGAATGGGGAGCGACTGTCCGTCTGGAAGGACTGGATCCGCGGCTGCAGTACGGCGACGTGCCGGAGGCGCTTCAGCGCCGCGCTACCCACCGGGGTGTGGACGCCGGGGCGGGGGGTGCGCTCGTCCGCGACCGAGTCTTCGCGTTCGGGGCATTCACCCTTCGCCGGACCGCCGCACCTGTGCTCTCTCTCGGCGACATCGGGCTCGGGAGCTTGCAGGGGCTCGGGGTCAGCCCCGACAGCCTCCGACGCTTCCTCGAGGTGACCGCGGCGCTGCGGCCCGAAGCGGCACGGCTCTCGAGTTCCGAGTCCGAGGTCGGGGTGGGGCTCGTACGCCTGGACGCAGTGCTTTCGCGTCGGCATGCCCTCACGTTGCGCATGAACGGGCAGCGGACGCGGCAGTCGGACGACGGTTCACTGTTCGCGGTGGAGGGGACCGGGTCCAGGCTCCAGGGTTCAAACTACGGAGTGCTGGCCCAGCTCGGCTCGGGCGGCGCACGGGTGGCCAACGAGTTCAAGCTTCACCTGTCCAACGGCTCCAACGTGCGCTCCGCATCCGATCCGGTGCCGGTCGGGGAGGTGAACGTCGCCTCCTCGACCGCGGCCGATGCGAGCGATGTGGCCGTCCTGCGATTCGCCGGGAACCCGTTCGCCGCGGGCGGAACGCGGCAGCGCTCGTTCGAGCTCTCCGACCAACTGGTGGTGATGACTCCCGGCGAGAACCATCGCCTGCGCGTGGGCGGGGAGTTCGGAGTGCAGCAATACACCTGGCTGCGGCGCGCCAGCTACGGCAGCTTCGCCTTCTCCAGCCTGCACGATCTGGAGCTCGGCCGTCCCGCGCTCTTCACCCGTTCGCTCGACACGGCGGAGCGCAACGTGGAGGGGCGGCGCGCGGCGCTTTTCATGGACGATCGCTGGCGTGCGGGCGGCCTGCAGCTCAGCTACGGGATCCGCGCCGAGCGGTTTTGGTATCCGGGAGAGTCATCCGTCCATCCCGCGGTGGAGACTCGCTTCGCCCGTGCGCCGGGGATGGTGCCCTCACCCTGGCGCCTGAGCCCGCGGGTCGGGTTCGCGTTCGAGAGGCGGATGCCGTGGGACCGCGGGCCGCAGGGGAAGACCGCGCTCCAAGGCGGGATCGGCGAGTTCGTAGGCGTGGTGCCGCTCCCGGCGCTCGGCGCGGGGCTGTACGAGGCGGGGCCCCCCCGGGCGGCGGAACTGGTCTGCATCGGGCCCGCCGCCCCGGCGCCGGACTGGGCCGCGTTCCGCGCGGGTCCGGAAGCGATCCCTTTAGCCTGTGCCGACGGATCAGCGACGTTCGCCAGCCGCCAGCCTCGCGTGACGCTCTTCGCTCCTGACTTCGCGCCCCCGCGTGTGTGGCGCGCTTCGCTCAATGGGCAGGGGCTGCTGAGCAACGGCGTGATCTGGAACTTCACCGCCGCCTGGCTCCGGGGCGTCAACCAGCCGATGGCGTTCGACCGTAACCTGCGCGCGGAGCCCGCCTTCTTCAACACGGAAGAGGGCGGGCGACCCGTGTACGTAGGCACGGACGCGATCGATCCCGGCAGCGGACAGGCCTCTCTCACCGCGTCGCGGCGGTTCGCGGAGCTGGGAACGGTGCGCGAGGTCACGGGGGGCGGGCGCTCGCGGACGGTGCAGCTGAGCGCGAAGGTATCCCGGTTCTTCGGACAGGCGCGGGCCGAGACCGGCTACACCTGGACGGATGCGCGCCAGACAGTGGGGGCGCTGAGCGCGCCCGGGGCCGCGTTCGCGAGCACCGCGGGCGATCCCCTCCGGGTGGAGTGGAGCCCCGCGCCCTATACGCCGCGTCACATGCTGCAGGGCTTCGCGGAATGGCGCCGGTCGGCATGGCTCACCCTGTCCGTGTTGGGACGCCTCGCCTCCGGCACGCCCTTCACCCCCATGTCGGCGGGGGATGTGAACGGGGACGGCGCCCGCAACGACCGTGCGTACATCTTCGGTTCCGCCGCCGCGGACGAAGTGGTGGCGCGGGGGATGGAGGAGCTCCTCCGTGATGCGCCCCCCGGCGTCCGCAGTTGCCTCCGCGCCCAGGCTGGCAGCGTGGCGGCGCACAACAGCTGCAGCACAGGCTGGTCCCCGTCGCTCGACCTGAACGCGAGGTTCCAGTTCGGGGCGCGGATCGACGACTCTCCCCACCGGCGGGTGACCGTCTGGCTCGCCGCACGCAACGTCACGTCGGGGCTCGACTACCTCGTGCACGGCCCGGACGACCTTCGCGGCTGGGGACAGCTGACGTCGGTGGACAACACGCTCCTCACCGTGCGCGGGTTCGATCCTGAGTCGCGCCGCTTCCGCTACTCCGTCAATCCGCGCTTCGGCAGGGCGACCGAGCACGGCTTCCTGAACCGTGCGCCGTTCACGATCAGCCTGCAGGCGCGGGTGGTCCTGGGAACGGACCGGGTGCTGACGGCTTTCCGGAAGGGGATGAACGAAGCGAGCGGACGGGATCAGGCGCTCTCCCCTCCCAACGTGCGGCTCCACCTGCAGCGGCAGCTCCCCAACCTTCCCGCCGAGGTACTGCTCCTCGACGCCCCGCGGCACCTTTACCTGACGCCCGCGCAGGCGAAGCGGCTCCAGCAGGGTGCGGATTCTCTCTCCCCACGGATCGAGGGCGTGCTGGATGCTTTCGTCTCGGCCGTCGCCGTGCAGCAGCCCCGCGCCCCGCGTACCGGCGAGGCGCAGGTGCGCGACCTGGCGCGGCAGGCGGTGGCCCTGCGGAACGAGGGAGCCGGGATCGCCCGGTCCCTGCTCACGCCGGAGCAGTGGGCGAAGCTACCGGGGGAGTTCAGAAATCCGGGAGCGGACTTCGTGCCTCACCCTCCGCAGCAGATAACGTCCTCGCCCGACTTCTGA